Proteins encoded in a region of the Streptomyces sp. NBC_01471 genome:
- a CDS encoding NAD(P)-binding domain-containing protein → MSDSVHVDYLVIGGGPAGLQAGYFFKKSGRDYLIVEGSDAPGAFFTRFPRHRTLISSNKVHTGWSDPELRLRVDWNSLLSDEGPLFTSYTPRYFPPADDLVRYLDDFAREHGLNIRYNTRISRVTRPNGGEFVATDESGNVVRARRVIVATGVSRPYVPPIEGAAEAERYDEMTVDPQDFVDQRVLIIGRGNSAFETADNLIETAAVIHMAGPGSLKLAWRTHFVGHLRAVNNNFLDTYQLKSQNAILDGNILRIKRNADGGYVVSVSFSRVGEVVKDIPYDRVILATGFRFDASIFAEECRPDLVIKDRFPHLTDAWESVSVPDLYFAGTITQSLDFKKSTSGFIHGFRYGVKALTRILERRYHDVQWPHAGLPATGAAVAGAVIERINRTSALWQMFGFLGDGVLVDAGGEVRYCEEVPVGHLHAAAERGDFGALSAYFTVTLEYGADHDQVDPFDVSVNRMNQQDTSGLDARYLHPVVRQFLPDGSGKPVAEHHVTENLENEWDNPDVHVGPLCSFLTARLAAGDGSPAGDALAAPRT, encoded by the coding sequence ATGTCCGATTCAGTCCATGTCGACTATCTCGTCATCGGCGGCGGACCCGCAGGCCTGCAAGCCGGATATTTCTTCAAGAAGTCCGGAAGGGACTATCTGATCGTGGAAGGAAGCGACGCGCCGGGCGCTTTCTTCACACGTTTCCCCAGGCACCGGACTCTTATTTCCAGCAACAAGGTGCACACCGGCTGGAGCGACCCGGAACTGCGGCTGCGCGTCGACTGGAACTCACTGCTCTCGGACGAGGGCCCCCTGTTCACCAGTTACACCCCCCGTTACTTCCCACCGGCCGACGATCTCGTCCGCTACCTGGACGACTTCGCCCGCGAGCACGGCCTGAACATCCGCTACAACACCCGCATCAGCCGCGTAACGCGCCCGAACGGCGGCGAGTTCGTGGCGACGGACGAGAGTGGCAACGTTGTCCGAGCGCGGCGTGTCATCGTCGCCACCGGCGTCTCCCGGCCCTACGTGCCGCCCATCGAGGGTGCGGCCGAGGCCGAGCGCTACGACGAGATGACGGTCGATCCGCAGGACTTCGTCGACCAGCGGGTTCTCATCATCGGCCGTGGCAATTCCGCGTTCGAGACCGCGGACAACCTCATCGAGACCGCCGCTGTGATCCACATGGCCGGACCCGGTTCACTGAAGCTTGCCTGGCGCACTCATTTCGTGGGCCACCTACGGGCCGTCAACAACAACTTCCTCGACACGTACCAGCTTAAATCACAGAATGCGATCCTCGACGGAAATATTCTCCGTATCAAACGCAATGCCGACGGCGGATATGTGGTGAGCGTCAGCTTCTCCCGCGTCGGGGAGGTCGTCAAAGACATCCCGTACGACCGGGTCATTCTGGCCACCGGATTCCGCTTCGATGCGTCGATATTCGCCGAGGAATGCCGCCCGGATCTGGTCATAAAGGACCGTTTTCCGCACCTCACAGACGCCTGGGAATCGGTCAGCGTACCCGATCTCTACTTCGCCGGAACCATTACCCAGTCGCTGGACTTCAAGAAGTCCACCAGCGGCTTCATTCACGGTTTCCGGTACGGCGTGAAGGCGCTGACCCGCATACTGGAGCGCCGCTACCACGACGTGCAGTGGCCGCACGCCGGGCTGCCCGCCACCGGCGCCGCTGTGGCCGGCGCGGTCATCGAGCGCATCAACCGCACCTCGGCCCTGTGGCAGATGTTCGGATTCCTCGGCGACGGCGTCCTGGTCGACGCCGGCGGCGAGGTGCGCTACTGCGAGGAGGTGCCCGTGGGTCACCTGCACGCGGCAGCCGAGCGGGGCGACTTCGGGGCACTGTCCGCCTACTTCACCGTCACCCTGGAGTACGGCGCCGACCACGACCAGGTCGACCCCTTCGACGTCAGCGTCAACCGGATGAACCAACAGGACACCAGCGGTCTCGACGCCCGCTACTTGCACCCCGTGGTACGGCAGTTCCTTCCCGACGGCAGCGGCAAACCGGTCGCCGAGCACCACGTCACGGAGAACCTGGAGAACGAGTGGGACAACCCTGACGTGCACGTTGGCCCGCTGTGCTCCTTCCTCACCGCCCGCCTCGCGGCCGGCGACGGTTCCCCGGCCGGTGACGCGCTCGCCGCGCCCCGGACATGA
- a CDS encoding class I adenylate-forming enzyme family protein, whose amino-acid sequence MDEQSGGTFPQTLIDAFRAAPDLPAFEYEGCTVTRGEVLGAVASFVRGLRAAGLTAGSHVALDTGVSPEAFAVRIAAHTVGCTVIGLRPGLPREHLRSILARDVAAVITDDAAGNAELPSEAGALGVPLLDAAALRPREAVPSGLSGFGDLTAQGNPADIGIIHLTSGSTGHPKGTTVTYGALSLNWAFEQTRWNDRVRRLAARYERFLLFGTLNSAVVFEHLGLCLMGGGTAVIPGQPLRFPEVFAQHRVTACLLTVPRLYAILDAVREGGADLSSLRNLLVAGSPLPPHRLTDAAALLGPVVHHGYGQTETGMLSVLEPDELAGDPGLADSVGRPLETVEAVVRDSAGRDVPTGDTGEVWVRRPDFFCGYWGDVRETADVLRDGWVRTRDLGSLDADGYLRLAGRIRDIVIVNAVVHYAGPIERALASHPHIEQAYVVSVPDEHTGEAIHAFVVPLPGAAAPAEETLRKLVARELGTASVPVGVGFLTEVPVAPSGKPDKAALRAMVPQR is encoded by the coding sequence GTGGACGAACAGTCCGGAGGCACCTTTCCGCAGACACTCATCGACGCTTTCCGTGCCGCTCCCGACCTGCCCGCCTTCGAGTACGAGGGGTGCACGGTCACCAGGGGAGAGGTGCTCGGCGCGGTCGCCTCATTCGTTCGGGGCCTGCGCGCGGCGGGCCTGACCGCCGGTTCGCACGTGGCTCTGGACACCGGGGTCTCCCCGGAGGCGTTCGCTGTCCGGATCGCCGCCCACACCGTCGGCTGCACGGTGATCGGCCTGCGCCCCGGGCTGCCCCGAGAACACCTGCGGTCCATCCTGGCCCGCGACGTCGCCGCAGTGATCACCGACGACGCCGCCGGCAACGCCGAACTCCCCTCTGAGGCCGGCGCACTGGGCGTCCCGCTGCTGGACGCCGCCGCCCTGCGGCCGAGAGAGGCGGTTCCTTCCGGTCTTTCCGGCTTTGGCGACCTCACCGCGCAGGGCAACCCCGCCGACATCGGCATCATCCACCTCACCAGCGGAAGCACCGGGCACCCCAAGGGCACGACGGTGACCTATGGCGCACTGTCGCTCAACTGGGCCTTCGAGCAGACCCGCTGGAACGACCGCGTCCGCCGGCTCGCCGCGCGCTACGAACGCTTCCTGCTGTTCGGCACGCTGAACAGCGCCGTGGTCTTCGAGCACCTGGGCCTGTGCCTGATGGGCGGCGGCACCGCCGTGATCCCCGGGCAGCCGTTGCGCTTCCCCGAAGTGTTCGCCCAGCACCGCGTCACCGCATGCCTGCTGACGGTGCCGCGGTTGTACGCCATCCTCGACGCCGTCCGGGAGGGGGGCGCGGACCTCTCCTCGCTGCGCAACCTCCTCGTGGCGGGCTCCCCGCTCCCGCCGCACCGGCTCACCGACGCCGCCGCGCTGCTCGGACCTGTCGTCCACCACGGCTACGGCCAGACCGAGACGGGCATGCTCTCCGTCCTCGAACCCGACGAGCTGGCCGGCGACCCGGGCCTGGCCGACAGCGTGGGACGCCCGCTGGAGACCGTCGAGGCCGTGGTGCGCGACAGCGCGGGCCGGGACGTACCGACCGGTGACACGGGCGAGGTATGGGTGCGCAGGCCGGACTTCTTTTGCGGCTACTGGGGCGACGTGCGGGAGACGGCTGACGTGCTGCGGGACGGCTGGGTGCGCACCCGCGACCTCGGCAGCCTCGACGCCGACGGGTATCTGCGGCTGGCCGGACGCATCCGCGACATCGTCATCGTCAACGCCGTCGTCCACTACGCGGGGCCCATCGAACGCGCCCTCGCCTCACATCCCCACATCGAACAGGCCTACGTCGTGAGCGTCCCCGACGAGCACACCGGCGAGGCCATCCACGCCTTCGTCGTACCGCTGCCAGGAGCCGCCGCCCCCGCGGAGGAAACGCTGCGCAAGCTGGTCGCCCGGGAACTCGGTACGGCGAGCGTCCCGGTCGGCGTCGGCTTCCTCACGGAGGTTCCTGTGGCGCCCAGCGGCAAGCCGGACAAGGCGGCGCTGCGCGCGATGGTGCCGCAGCGCTGA